In the genome of Magnolia sinica isolate HGM2019 chromosome 2, MsV1, whole genome shotgun sequence, one region contains:
- the LOC131232597 gene encoding membrane-anchored ubiquitin-fold protein 3-like — protein MAGEELIELKFRLFDGTDIGPNKYDPATTIGSLKEVIVNRWPQDKENAPKTISDVKLINAGKILENNRTLAESRVPVGELPGGVITMHVVLRPPLLDKNNEKVQTDSPKSRCACSIL, from the exons ATGGCTGGAGAGGAATTGATTGAGCTCAAATTCAGGCTTTTCGACGGTACCGATATTGGGCCAAACAAGTACGATCCTGCCACCACCATTGGATCTCTCAAAGAAGTCATCGTAAATCGATGGCCGCAAG ACAAAGAAAATGCTCCAAAAACGATAAGCGATGTGAAGCTCATCAATGCAGGTAAAATACTGGAGAACAACAGGACTCTTGCTGAGTCAAGGGTGCCAGTCGGAGAGCTTCCGGGGGGAGTCATCACCATGCATGTTGTTCTTAGGCCTCCCTTATTGGACAAAAACAATG AGAAGGTGCAAACAGACTCCCCGAAGAGCAGATGTGCATGCTCTATTCTGTGA